The Neurospora crassa OR74A linkage group I, whole genome shotgun sequence genome segment TTGCCTATCCTCCTAGTGCGGGAgtgaaatatattataccaaTCGGCTACGAAAGGCCCCTAAtcatttactattaaattaaataaataaaaacccGGCGGAAAAAATAGTCGGTAGCGAGGAAAATTGAGAAGTtctttatatccttatatttaaattatactacgGCCAATTCGAATACTAAATTGAATAGAAGGGTTAGGATTCTAACCTAAAATAATACCTAGTAAATAATTCTGAAAATTcactaatatttttatacaaGTGTTATTACAAAAACCCCAATAAATTTAGTTTAccattataattaaatatctagGAACGGAAATGGCTAGAAGATTCCCCTTAAGaagactataataataataacctcctaatataagaaggaaggaCGGTAGTAAGGCAAtcaaataaattaatacggaAGAAGTGAAGGCTATAGGgtagattaataaaacccTCCAAgggagtatattaatagcgatTATGATATTGGtagtttagtatagtagcgtAGAGATAATAGCCTATAAATCTACTAACTAAACTCTACCCCGAGGGTATTTATCCTTTACCTAAGAAGCGGTCACACATTCAAATCCCAATAGGGTTacaatttcttttcttttattctttttatttcaTTTATTACCCAAttcttactttatatattagtaacttataaataactttAGGGCTGAACTTTTATACgaggggggggtaatattataatattggtTGTTAGAATACTAGCTAGTATTGTACTAGACTATATACCTAGGCCTTGTTGCATTTACAGCCTAGGTTGGACTGGGCGGTTAGAGTTGGCAAGGCGGCCAGGCCCGGCAGAACTCCCAGTGCCTACATAAAGCGCTCTTCGCTAGCCGGCCTTCGGCcactctttcctcttcccttctttaactttactaattcATTCAAATTGGCTTCTTTGGCCCAGCCTTGCCTATGCCTAGAATCGTGCTATTATATCAACCTTGGTTGACTTTTGTGTTTGTTGAAATTTCAGCtagtatttctttattattggaAGCCAGAGCGTAAATTAGGGAGAAGCGCGCAAAACAACGACAGGCTATCTACAAGCATGTCGTATGATGGTAGTGGCCAGGGAATTATAGAACGTATACCTAGGTTAgtctctattatattaacctctAATAACAACCTTCAGCAGACCCGCTCCACAAGTATGTGGGTCTCCCCTCTTCGAACTTTTGTAAGAGGAGGTCTGTTACAGTTTTGCATAAAAACGCCGTCGGCTGCAGAATCTCCTATATAAACCGCggattttatttttatatatctttttataataaaataataagaaatagtACAAATGAAAGTAAGCTATCTACAGGATAGTTTTCTTAAGCTGTTTCTAAATATACAGTTTTATAAAGCTTAgactacctattataataatacaaccTCAAAGGTAAGCTCCCGTCAGCTGTAATTGCTTTggaatttttaaatatctCTTATTTTAAAggttaaaattagtaatagaggaataaaaagaatataccAAGAATAACCTTATTGAAACGATTCCAAtagtactatttttataatatacggACTACCTGTTGAGGTAATACAGCCTCAAAGgggtagtattttatttctttacttttagattttttatacttttgaatttaatataattataaaataagaaatcCTATATAGAAAGGATGGTCTCGATGAGGCGGTTCTAAtggtattatttctatagaGCATAGACTATCTCTTAAGATAATGCAGCTTTGAGagggtaaaagtcctaaAGTTTAAAGCCTTGTATTTCAACAAATATCAACAGTATAGAAAAACTaagactactattaaattgaTAATAGAAAGCTCTATATGAAAGAGAtttttacttacttatatCAATTTTGCtggatttattatatatcttaATGCTTGGTTATTCTTCTGCAGCCGACGGCCAAAAAAACCCAAAACCCGCTCAGACTAGTCTCAGTCAGACCCactaacctccaaaaccaccccaccccacccgtttCTGCGGTGTTCGAGGAGACCCACATTTTATGTGGGGCGGGGGAACGGAGGCAGATGGGGTCTGTTCAGAGACTAGCTCAGACCTGCTACCGCAAaaacgggtggggtggggtggttttggaggtgagTGGGTCATTGAGAACTGAGACTAACCTAGGTAGCTTCAGAGGTGACTAAAGAGAAACCCCCCTGTAAATGTAACAACAGTAAGCTCCAAAACTCCCAGTCTTAACGGTTAAGTGCAAACCTGCAACCAGCATAGCGTACATAAAGTTTACCCTCAAACTTAGTACGGTAAAATGCAAAAATAGGGTCTAGTACAGAATGATATCATCCTAGTTTTGTGCATCTTCATGTGGTGAGTTGGAGAAAAGCGTGATTTGTGCACGAAGCCTTTCAGAGCAACACCCCTGTTGTTGCGACACCTTGAGCCGGATCTTCGGTGTTGCTGGGACTAGGACGTCTAGTACACTACTGTGTTGCTGTACCGGATATTTCCCTACTTGtccctgcccctgcccctgcccctgtTGTCCCCGTTCGTCCACACACACGACATCCTATGATGCGTGTCGTCCGAAGTCAGTGTTACTACAGTACTTGTGTATATGATAGAGGGAAGCTGCCTATGATAAGGACCCCGTCGTCCTCCACCATGACTCGCAGTTCTTCCACCTTTGTtgtctagaggtagctttCCTCCACCCTGAATTCCGTGACAGCGTTCTGtttgctccttcctctcctttcgcCTGCCCGCGAATTTCTGGCGCCTCCAGCTCGCGACGACAAGTGCACACGCAACCGCATCGTTGGCTTGAGCCTAGAAGCCCACATCCACTCGCGGCACCCACCTGCTCATCCACTCACATAGTCAACGAACTCCCTGACTCTCCGGCACCCGTCCGTCCGCCCGCCCTTCGACACAAAGTTCGACTTTCATCGCCaatcccccttttccctccaAATCACACATACACTGCTGCAGCCAACCCTGCCATCGTTCACCTCTACACATCCCATACCAATCGACCAGACGTCATGGATTCTGCGCAGCAAAACAGTagcgcagcagcagggggAGGCAGCAGCTGGGGTGCCTTCCTCAAGGTCTGTCCTCTCCGTCGCAAACACACCGCGCATAAAATGATGGGTCGCTGACTCTTCCGGCCTTGACAGTCCATCGCTTCCTTCAACGGCGATCTCGCCAGCCTCACGGCACCCCCCTTCATTCTTTCTGGTACTAGTTTGACCGAGTTTAGCTCGTACTGGTGTGAGCACCCTCCTGTCTTCGCTGCTCCTGCCAAAGAGTCGGATCCGGCAAAGAGAGCGCTCCTGGTCCTCAAGTGGTTCTTAACCACATTGAAGCAACAGTATGCCAGCCGAAGCGAGCAGTACGGAAACGAAAAGAAGCCTCTTAACCCCTTTTTGGGTGAGCTTTTTCTTGGCAAGTGGGAGGACGAGGCCGGCGTTACCGAGCTCATCAGCGAGCAAGTGAGGTGCGTGCATAATCAGCGTCACGAGTTCTTTGTGTTGACCAATGCTAATCACTCTGCATGTGTAGCCATCATCCACCCGCAACAGCCTACAACATTACCAACCTTCCGACCGGCGTCCGACTTGAGGGTTACAACGCCCAAAAGGCCTCATTTTCCAAGACAATCAACATCAAACAGATTGGCCACGCTGTTTTGACGGTCCCGTCACCGACGTCGGACCAGCCCGACACCTTCCTTATTACCCTCCCATCTCTCCATATCGAGGGCTTGATCTTCGGCTCTCCCTTTATCGAGCTGGATGGTGCTTCTTACATCACTTCTTCTACTGGATATACCGCCAAGATTGATTACAGTGGCAAAGGTTGGCTGTCTGGCAAGAAGAACTCGTTTGTCGCCTCGCTGTACCCGACgggcaaggagaaggaggtgctTTACAATGTTTCGGGCCAGTGGACAAAGTCTTTCGAAATCCATTCTGGTGCGGCCAAGCACAACAGTAAGAGCACCCTCGTCGACTCCTGGGATCCCGAGAAACAGCATCATACTCCTCTCACCGTTGCACCGATCGAAAAACAACACCCTCTGGAATCTAGACGAGCCTGGTCGAAGGTCGCCAATGCTATTCTCAAAGGAGACCTTGAAGCTGTGGGACAAGAGAAGAGCAGGATCGAAGTTGCACAACGCGAGGCGCGTGCTAGAGAAAAGGCCGAGGGGCGTATGTGGCAACGACGATATTTCAGCGTCCACACAGATGCGCCTGATCGTGTATTGGCCCTGCTTGGCCCTGCTATTGGACTAGCTGAGCATGGTGATGCGGATAAAACTGGTGGACTGTGGCGGTTTGACGCGACCAAAGCAGAGAAGGAACGTGAGCAACCGCAGCTTAGCGACGAGGAAGCCTCCAAGATCGCCAAGGAGCTCTTAGGGCAGTAAGGTTTTGTGACAACTGCGATCCTGGTGATATCAGGACAGGGCGCTTTCCAACCCTCTGGGGCGAGAAACCATTGGAttgttagtaaaatatatagggTCATGGGCATTGATATTTCTAGTATATTTGCAACAATTGTCTGTAGCTTTTCCTCCAGGGtttttccctcctcttttcttttctttgttgctttttt includes the following:
- a CDS encoding oxysterol binding protein, whose amino-acid sequence is MDSAQQNSSAAAGGGSSWGAFLKSIASFNGDLASLTAPPFILSGTSLTEFSSYWCEHPPVFAAPAKESDPAKRALLVLKWFLTTLKQQYASRSEQYGNEKKPLNPFLGELFLGKWEDEAGVTELISEQVSHHPPATAYNITNLPTGVRLEGYNAQKASFSKTINIKQIGHAVLTVPSPTSDQPDTFLITLPSLHIEGLIFGSPFIELDGASYITSSTGYTAKIDYSGKGWLSGKKNSFVASLYPTGKEKEVLYNVSGQWTKSFEIHSGAAKHNSKSTLVDSWDPEKQHHTPLTVAPIEKQHPLESRRAWSKVANAILKGDLEAVGQEKSRIEVAQREARAREKAEGRMWQRRYFSVHTDAPDRVLALLGPAIGLAEHGDADKTGGLWRFDATKAEKEREQPQLSDEEASKIAKELLGQ